One part of the Melospiza melodia melodia isolate bMelMel2 chromosome 3, bMelMel2.pri, whole genome shotgun sequence genome encodes these proteins:
- the ID2 gene encoding DNA-binding protein inhibitor ID-2, with translation MKAFSPVRSVRKTGLSEHNLGISRSKTPVDDPMSLLYNMNDCYSKLKELVPSIPQNKKVSKMEILQHVIDYILDLQIALDSHPSIVSLHHQRPGQNPSSRTPLTTLNTDISILSLQASEFPSELMSSDSKALCG, from the exons ATGAAAGCCTTCAGCCCGGTGCGGTCCGTCAGGAAAACCGGCCTCTCGGAGCACAACCTGGGCATCTCCCGGAGCAAGACCCCCGTGGATGATCCCATGAGCCTGCTGTACAATATGAACGACTGCTACTCCAAGCTGAAGGAGCTGGTGCCCAGCATCCCGCAGAACAAGAAAGTGAGCAAGATGGAAATCTTGCAGCACGTCATCGACTACATCCTGGACCTGCAGATCGCCTTGGACTCGCACCCCAGCATCGTCAGCCTGCACCATCAGAGACCCGGGCAGAACCCTTCCTCCAGAACTCCTCTGACCACGCTCAACACAGACATCAGCATCCTCTCGCTACAG GCGTCCGAGTTCCCCTCAGAGCTCATGTCAAGCGACAGCAAAGCACTTTGTGGCTGA